The sequence below is a genomic window from Streptomyces sudanensis.
CGGCCCTCCCGGCCGGGGCCGTCCTCACGGCTGCCGGGCCCCCCGCGCCCGGGCCCGCTGCCTGAGCCCGAGGCAGACGAAGCTCTCCGTGGAGCGCACCCCGTCAAGGGCGCGGACGCGCTTGTTGACCACCTCCAGCAGGTGGTCGTCGTCCTCGCAGACGACCTCCGCCATCAGGTCGAACGAACCCGCGGTCAGCGCCACGCGCTCGCACTCGGGCAGGGCCGCCAGCGCGTCGGCGACCGGCTCCGCGTCGCCCTCGACGCGGACGCCGAGCACCGCCCGGCGCCGGAAGCCCGCGGTGAGCGGGTCGGTGACGGCGACGATCCGCATCACGCCCTGGTCGAGGAGCTTCTGGACGCGCTGCCGCACGGCCGCCTCCGACAGGCCCACGGCCTTGCCGATGGCGGCGTAGGGACGGCGGCCGTCCTCCTGGAGCTGTTCGATGATCGCCAGGGACACGGCGTCGACCGCGGAGGGCGGTCCGCCGTCGTTCCTGGAGTCTGCGCTTCGGCTGGCCACGCCCCAACTCTGCGCAGATACCCGTCGATTTGACAAGCCGAGAACGATGGAATCCCTTGCTCGTTCCCCCTGTCGCCACCGAATCCGAAGTGCCGGAGCGGCGGGCCTGTCGAAAGCGTGGTACCAGCGACTAGGCTGGGTGTTCCACCCGCCGAACGGCACCACCGGAGCGGAGGGTGACCACGGACACCGAAATCGACAGGAGGGTGGCCACGTGACCACCGAACTGCGTCGTCTGCGCAACTACATCAACGGCGAGTTCCGGGACGCCGCCGACGGACGCACCATCGACGTCGTCAACCCCGCCGTCGGGGAGGTCTACGCCACCTCTCCGCTCTCGGGCCAGGCCGACGTGGACGCCGCCATGGCCGCCGCCGCGGCCGCGTTCCCCGGCTGGCGGGACACCACCCCGGCCGAGCGCCAGAAGGCCCTGCTGAGGATCGCGGACGCCTTCGAGGAGCGCGCCGAGGACCTGATCGCCACCGAGTGCGAGAACACCGGCAAGCCCCTCGGCCTCACGCGGACCGAGGAGGTGCCCCCCATGGTGGACCAGATCCGCTTCTTCGCGGGTGCCGCCCGGTTGCTGGAGGGCCGCTCCGCGGGCGAGTACATGGAGGGCATGACCTCCATCGTCCGCCGCGAGCCGGTCGGCGTCTGCGCCCAGGTCGCGCCGTGGAACTACCCGATGATGATGGCCGTGTGGAAGTTCGCCCCGGCCCTCGCCGCGGGCAACACCGTCGTCCTCAAGCCGTCCGACACGACGCCCGCCTCGACGGTCCTGATGGCCGAGATCATCGGGTCGATCCTGCCCAAGGGCGTCTTCAACGTCATCTGCGGCGACCGCGACACCGGCCGCATGATGGTCGAGCACCCGACCCCCGCCATGGCCTCCATCACCGGCTCCGTGCGCGCCGGCATGCAGGTCGCCGAGTCGGCCGCCAAGGACGTCAAGCGCGTCCACCTGGAGCTCGGCGGCAAGGCCCCGGTCGTCGTCTTCGAGGACGTCGACATCGAGAAGGCCGTCGAGGACATCTCCGTCGCCGGCTTCTTCAACGCCGGCCAGGACTGCACGGCCGCCACCCGCGTCCTGGTCCACGAGTCGATCCACGACGAGTTCGTCGCCGCCCTCGCCAAGGCCGCCGCCGGCACGAGGACCGGCGCGCCCGACGACGAGGACGCGCTGTACGGGCCGCTGAACAACGCCAACCAGCTCAAGCAGGTCAGCGGCTTCGTCGACCGCCTCCCGGCGCACGCCAAGGTGGAGGCCGGCGGCCACCGCGTCGGCGACAAGGGCTACTTCTACGCCCCGACCGTCGTCTCCGGCCTGAAGCAGGACGACGAGATCGTCCAGAACGAGGTCTTCGGCCCCGTCATCACCGTCCAGTCCTTCCGCGACGAGGAACAGGCGCTGGAGTACGCCAACGGCGTCGAGTACGCCCTCGCCTCCTCCGTCTGGACCAGGGACCACGCGCGCGCGATGCGCATGTCCAAGGCCCTGGACTTCGGCTGCGTGTGGATCAACACCCACATCCCGCTGGTCGCCGAGATGCCGCACGGCGGATTCAAGAAGTCCGGCTACGGCAAGGACCTCTCCGCGTACGGCTTCGAGGACTACACGCGCATCAAGCACGTGATGACCTCGCTGAGCTGACGCCCCGACGGCGCACCGGAGGGCGGCACCCCCGCGGTGCCGCCCTCCGGCGTCGCCGCCGCGTGCCCGTGTGAGGGACGCCACTGCGGCGGCGGGCCGGTGCCGTGCCGGAGGCGCCGGCTCCGGGACGACAATGCGCCCATGAGCGACGACGATGTGCAACGCGCGGTCACCTACGGGCTGTTGGCCGCCTGGGCGGTCCACGACGCCGAGGAGGTGGCCTTCGGGCCCCGGTGGCTGCGGGAGCACCTGCCCGAACTGCGCGAGCGCTTCCCCGCCG
It includes:
- a CDS encoding gamma-aminobutyraldehyde dehydrogenase produces the protein MTTELRRLRNYINGEFRDAADGRTIDVVNPAVGEVYATSPLSGQADVDAAMAAAAAAFPGWRDTTPAERQKALLRIADAFEERAEDLIATECENTGKPLGLTRTEEVPPMVDQIRFFAGAARLLEGRSAGEYMEGMTSIVRREPVGVCAQVAPWNYPMMMAVWKFAPALAAGNTVVLKPSDTTPASTVLMAEIIGSILPKGVFNVICGDRDTGRMMVEHPTPAMASITGSVRAGMQVAESAAKDVKRVHLELGGKAPVVVFEDVDIEKAVEDISVAGFFNAGQDCTAATRVLVHESIHDEFVAALAKAAAGTRTGAPDDEDALYGPLNNANQLKQVSGFVDRLPAHAKVEAGGHRVGDKGYFYAPTVVSGLKQDDEIVQNEVFGPVITVQSFRDEEQALEYANGVEYALASSVWTRDHARAMRMSKALDFGCVWINTHIPLVAEMPHGGFKKSGYGKDLSAYGFEDYTRIKHVMTSLS
- a CDS encoding Lrp/AsnC family transcriptional regulator; protein product: MASRSADSRNDGGPPSAVDAVSLAIIEQLQEDGRRPYAAIGKAVGLSEAAVRQRVQKLLDQGVMRIVAVTDPLTAGFRRRAVLGVRVEGDAEPVADALAALPECERVALTAGSFDLMAEVVCEDDDHLLEVVNKRVRALDGVRSTESFVCLGLRQRARARGARQP